A stretch of Stigmatopora argus isolate UIUO_Sarg chromosome 22, RoL_Sarg_1.0, whole genome shotgun sequence DNA encodes these proteins:
- the LOC144068389 gene encoding uncharacterized protein LOC144068389 — protein sequence MDQIWPSCDPRDVRFNYQALPRFPEQGPDMFNGAQAVMPQVYMNNAAGFYNHGQQVPYWWPVQNFVPPASVNFATAPPQMMGGTTMMMPGNPNLAPSVFSRDVDDEVEQQYIKKPPNAFMVFARKHRKALMGKLDKKDSASVNVILGGMWNSLPQQDQAKYYEEADVERRRHAQLYPNWSMCDNYGKKRKRMRGNAGIADPEAPQPTRMCMAPVQSGMMGPERYPTQGDSQSVSSMACLPLQQQQQQQPPKASLPAFVHNFLPPAAPTSSAMEFSQLLSDVNYTPLVLEKNARACTVNSCEPQSIEEELHVLLGRFEDESSTTQTEQSTAELNLEEELQSLLERFHTKPSTAQLGTDRLHSVFEGLGITAADTGGC from the exons ATGGATCAGATCTGGCCAAGTTGCGATCCGAGAGACGTGCGCTTCAATTACCAGGCCTTACCTCGCTTCCCGGAGCAAGGCCCGGACATGTTCAACGGAGCGCAGGCTGTTATGCCGCAGGTTTACATGAATAACGCTGCGGGATTTTACAATCACGGACAG CAGGTGCCGTATTGGTGGCCCGTGCAAAACTTTGTTCCGCCAGCTTCCGTCAACTTTGCTACGGCTCCACCACAAATG ATGGGGGGCACAACAATGATGATGCCTGGAAACCCCAATCTTGCTCCAAGTGTGTTTTC GAGAGATGTGGACGACGAAGTGGAGCAGCAATACATAAAGAAGCCACCAAATGCCTTTATGGTGTTTGCAAGGAAGCACCGCAAAGCGCTCATGGGAAAACTGGataaaaaagacagtgcttcgGTTAATGTCATCCTGGGAGGAATG TGGAATTCACTACCACAACAAGACCAGGCCAAATACTACGAGGAAGCAGATGTTGAGAGGCGACGTCATGCTCAGTTGTATCCCAACTGGTCAATGTGTGACAACTAT GGCAAAAAGAGAAAGCGAATGCGGGGCAATGCTGGAATTGCAG ATCCCGAGGCTCCGCAGCCCACCAGGATGTGTATGGCTCCGGTCCAGTCGGGCATGATGGGGCCCGAGCGCTACCCAACGCAGGGAGATTCCCAGTCCGTCAGCAGCATGGCATGTTTACCactgcagcagcagcaacagcagcagccgCCTAAAGCCAGCCTTCCAGCTTTTGTGCACAACTTCCTGCCTCCGGCCGCACCCACTTCATCCGCGATGGAGTTTTCCCAGCTTCTGAGCGATGTCAATTACACGCCCCTGgtcctggaaaaaaatgcccgAGCGTGCACGGTGAATTCCTGTGAACCTCAGAGCATCGAGGAAGAGCTCCACGTACTACTGGGGCGATTTGAGGACGAATCCTCCACGACACAGACAGAGCAGTCTACAGCAGAGCTCAATTTAGAGGAAGAGCTCCAAAGCCTACTGGAGCGTTTTCATACCAAGCCCTCCACCGCACAGTTGGGGACAGACAGGCTCCATTCTGTCTTTGAGGGTTTAGGAATCACCGCCGCTGATACCGGAGGGTGTTGA
- the acer3 gene encoding alkaline ceramidase 3 isoform X2 gives MAPSLDRAGYWGRPTSTLDWCEENYVVSYYIAEFWNTVSNLIMILPPICGAIQTFRNGLEFCYTCSFLGLAAVGVGSWCFHMTLLYEMQLLDELPMIYSTCVFVYCLYECFKQGNTISWFPVALLLIFSITVTVVYLQWKEPVFHQVMYGALVACLVIRSIFIVTWVYPWLRPLCYASLGIFLVGFLLWNIDNIFCDTLRASRQTLPPSVGVVTQFHAWWHILTGLGSYLHILLSLQIRTTYLKYRPKIKFLCGVWPTLHVEQQKTS, from the exons ATGGCTCCCTCGTTGGACAGAGCAGGGTACTGGGGGCGGCCCACTTCGACGCTGGACTGGTGTGAAGAGAATTATGTCGTCTCCTACTACATCGCCGAATTCT GGAATACTGTCAGCAACCTGATTATGATTCTACCTCCTATTTGTGGGGCCATCCAGACATTTCGCAATGGCCTTGAGTTCTGCTACACCTGCTCTTTCCTCGGACTTGCAG CTGTTGGTGTTGGTTCCTGGTGCTTCCACATGACACTGCTGTATGAAATGCAg CTACTGGACGAGTTGCCAATGATTTACAGCACGTGTGTCTTTGTCTACTGTCT gtATGAGTGCTTCAAACAAGGGAACACCATCAGTTGGTTTCCTGTAGCGTTATTATTGATCTTCAGCATCACAGTAACTGTG GTCTACTTACAATGGAAGGAGCCAGTGTTCCACCAG GTCATGTATGGTGCTTTAGTTGCTTGTCTGGTGATACGCTCGATCTTCATTGTTACATG GGTTTACCCATGGTTACGGCCTTTGTGTTACGCTTCCTTGGGAATATTTTTGGTAGGTTTCCTTTTGTGGAACATTGACAATATCTTCTGTGACACATTAAG AGCCAGTAGACAAACACTGCCCCCGAGTGTCGGGGTAGTGACGCAGTTCCACGCTTGGTGGCACATCCTCACGGGTTTAGGTTCTTACCTGCACATACTCCTAAG ttTGCAAATCAGAACAACCTACCTCAAGTACAGGCCAAAAATAAAG tttttatgtggAGTTTGGCCGACGCTGCACGTTGAACAGCAAAAGACGAGCTGA
- the acer3 gene encoding alkaline ceramidase 3 isoform X1, whose product MAPSLDRAGYWGRPTSTLDWCEENYVVSYYIAEFWNTVSNLIMILPPICGAIQTFRNGLEFCYTCSFLGLAAVGVGSWCFHMTLLYEMQLLDELPMIYSTCVFVYCLYECFKQGNTISWFPVALLLIFSITVTVVYLQWKEPVFHQVMYGALVACLVIRSIFIVTWYVDQKNSHCKSLITHRPDFLFVIVRVYPWLRPLCYASLGIFLVGFLLWNIDNIFCDTLRASRQTLPPSVGVVTQFHAWWHILTGLGSYLHILLSLQIRTTYLKYRPKIKFLCGVWPTLHVEQQKTS is encoded by the exons ATGGCTCCCTCGTTGGACAGAGCAGGGTACTGGGGGCGGCCCACTTCGACGCTGGACTGGTGTGAAGAGAATTATGTCGTCTCCTACTACATCGCCGAATTCT GGAATACTGTCAGCAACCTGATTATGATTCTACCTCCTATTTGTGGGGCCATCCAGACATTTCGCAATGGCCTTGAGTTCTGCTACACCTGCTCTTTCCTCGGACTTGCAG CTGTTGGTGTTGGTTCCTGGTGCTTCCACATGACACTGCTGTATGAAATGCAg CTACTGGACGAGTTGCCAATGATTTACAGCACGTGTGTCTTTGTCTACTGTCT gtATGAGTGCTTCAAACAAGGGAACACCATCAGTTGGTTTCCTGTAGCGTTATTATTGATCTTCAGCATCACAGTAACTGTG GTCTACTTACAATGGAAGGAGCCAGTGTTCCACCAG GTCATGTATGGTGCTTTAGTTGCTTGTCTGGTGATACGCTCGATCTTCATTGTTACATGGTATGTTGACCAAAAAAATTCCCATTGCAAATCATTGATCACTCATcgacctgacttcctttttgtgaTCGTCAGGGTTTACCCATGGTTACGGCCTTTGTGTTACGCTTCCTTGGGAATATTTTTGGTAGGTTTCCTTTTGTGGAACATTGACAATATCTTCTGTGACACATTAAG AGCCAGTAGACAAACACTGCCCCCGAGTGTCGGGGTAGTGACGCAGTTCCACGCTTGGTGGCACATCCTCACGGGTTTAGGTTCTTACCTGCACATACTCCTAAG ttTGCAAATCAGAACAACCTACCTCAAGTACAGGCCAAAAATAAAG tttttatgtggAGTTTGGCCGACGCTGCACGTTGAACAGCAAAAGACGAGCTGA
- the serpinh1a gene encoding serpin H1a, which translates to MWLSVIALALLATAASAATAASPATTASPTTAASPTTAASADKVLSKRATALADNSADLGFSLYQHLAMEKNVENILVSPVVMASSLGLMTLGGKASTASQIKTLLNAAKVPDEQLHSGLAELLAEVYDPKTRNTTWKMSNRLYGPSTIKFADTFVKSSKKHYHFDTAKINLKDKKSALNSINEWAAKSTDSKVPEVTKDIGKSDGAMIINAMFFKPHWDEEFHHKMVDNRGFMVSHSLTVAIEMMHRTGIYGFYEDTTNKVSILSMPLALKKSSLIFIMPNQVNTLEKVEKMLTKKQLDSWMTKLQKVAVAVSLPKVSIEVNHNLEKHLEKLGLTEVVNKSKADLSNISGKKDLYLSSVFHAATIELATEGNDMDTSIFTTDQLKSPKLFYADHPFIFLVKDQKTNSILFIGRLVRPKGEKMRDEL; encoded by the exons ATGTGGCTAAGTGTGATAGCACTAGCCCTCCTGGCTACTGCGGCGTCGGCTGCCACCGCGGCGTCGCCGGCCACCACGGCGTCGCCCACCACCGCGGCGTCGCCCACCACCGCCGCTTCTGCTGACAAAGTCCTCAGCAAACGTGCCACCGCGCTGGCTGACAACAGTGCCGACTTGGGTTTCAGTCTTTACCAACACTTGGCAATGGAGAAGAATGTTGAAAACATCCTGGTTTCTCCCGTAGTGATGGCCTCCTCGCTGGGTCTGATGACTCTTGGGGGTAAGGCCTCCACCGCCTCACAGATCAAAACCCTTTTGAATGCGGCCAAAGTGCCTGACGAGCAGCTGCATTCGGGATTGGCCGAGCTCCTGGCCGAGGTGTATGACCCTAAGACCCGCAACACCACCTGGAAGATGAGCAACCGTCTGTATGGGCCCAGCACGATCAAATTTGCGGACACTTTTGTGAAGAGCAGCAAAAAACACTACCACTTTGACACCGCCAAAATCAACTTAAAAGATAAGAAAAGCGCTCTTAATTCCATCAACGAATGGGCTGCTAAATCCACTGATAGCAAAGTGCCTGAGGTCACCAAGGACATAGGAAAGAGTGATGGAGCAATGATCATCAACGCAATGTTTTTCAAAC CGCACTGGGACGAGGAATTCCATCATAAAATGGTGGACAACCGAGGATTCATGGTCTCCCATAGCTTGACTGTCGCCATAGAGATGATGCACCGGACTG GTATATACGGCTTCTATGAGGACACGACCAACAAGGTGTCCATTCTGAGCATGCCACTGGCTCTTAAGAAGTCTAGTCTGATCTTCATCATGCCAAACCAAGTTAACACCCTGGAGAAAGTGGAGAAGATGTTGACCAAGAAGCAGTTGGATTCTTGGATGACTAAGCTGCAAAAGGTTGCAGTTGCTGTGTCTCTGCCAAAAGTCAGCATTGAGGTCAACCACAATTTAGAG AAACATCTTGAAAAGTTGGGATTGACAGAAGTGGTCAACAAATCCAAAGCAGACCTGTCCAACATCTCTGGGAAAAAAGATCTCTACCTGTCCAGCGTCTTTCATGCGGCGACCATAGAATTAGCCACTGAAGGAAATGATATGGACACTTCCATCTTTACCACGGACCAATTGAAGTCCCCCAAACTGTTTTATGCTGATCATCCTTTCATCTTCTTGGTGAAGGACCAGAAAACAAACTCCATCCTGTTTATTGGCAGGCTGGTCAGGCCAAAGGGTGAAAAGATGAGAGATGAGTTATAA
- the gdpd5a gene encoding glycerophosphodiester phosphodiesterase domain-containing protein 5: MVKHQPLQVYEKQVLVSFVTGIYGCRWKRYQRSQDDSSRWECLWFTILCSSFLLLLFWAYFWLVAQNDFDEFNWSVYNRSGEWKDETIPILASTTVGFSYVLVLLILAFFHISLGQQLNLYWLHKIGVLATLLTTISGVVSVDDIWAEEWDILLVSLQSTAPFLHIGALTTVTALSWLVAVYVVRRERSNFQMMVLITYTIILMALYLAPLSFSCPCVMDSRSLKPRPDVIGRRGAPMLAPENTMVSFNRALQHGASSLEADVSLSVDAVPFLMRDRTLRRTTDVGSVFPERQHDDASLFNWTELRSLNAGRWFLERDPYWTVAKLTARDRIRIGNQTVCSLMEMLRLAVRANSSVLLNVRRPPQGHPRYRSWITDTMWAVQKAGIPQRRVRTVTWTPDTDSGKVRAFQQTANEKLSVTEIRRRGITSLTLHYSKASPKDLQEYLANNVSVTVYPVNEPWLYSLLWCIGVPSVSSDAPQVLRKVPYPIWLMSQNAYSFIWIASDLVSIAVVIGIFSFQNYHMIRWRMSGMQNCNPEHIMLSAVAHRSNRDVNIMKEKLIVSELNNGLSSTEELSLYPQNGNARYSHGDLRPSFHSEQMDC, encoded by the exons ATGGTGAAACACCAACCCTTACAGGTCTATGAGAAGCAAGTGCTCGTGTCCTTTGTCACTGGCATCTATGGTTGCCGTTGGAAACGCTACCAGCGCTCCCAAGACGACAGCTCCAGG TGGGAATGTTTGTGGTTCACCATCTTGTGTAGTTCCTTTCTCTTGCTTCTTTTTTGGGCCTACTTCTGGTTGGTggctcaaaatgattttgacGAGTTCAACTG GTCAGTGTATAACCGCTCGGGAGAATGGAAGGACGAGACCATCCCAATCCTTGCGAGCACCACCGTGGGATTCAGCTATGTTTTAGTATTATTG ATCTTGGCATTTTTCCATATATCCTTGGGGCAGCAGCTGAATCTTTACTGGCTTCACAAG ATCGGTGTGTTGGCTACCCTTCTCACTACTATCTCTGGTGTCGTCTCTGTTGATGACATATGGGCAGAGGAGTGGGACATCCTGCTGGTGTCTCTCCAG TCCACAGCACCGTTCTTGCACATAGGTGCTCTGACCACAGTCACAGCGCTAAGCTGGCTTGTCGCTGTTTACGTCGTCCGCAGAGAAAGATCCA atttccAGATGATGGTGTTAATCACCTACACAATCATCCTCATGGCCCTTTATTTGGCACCTCTATCATTTTCCTGCCCCTGCGTAATGGACAGTCGTAGCCTGAAACCTCGACCAGACGTCATTGGCCGACGAGGAGCTCCAATG CTGGCCCCAGAAAACACCATGGTGTCTTTCAACAGAGCCTTACAGCATGGAGCCAGCTCCCTGGAAGCCGACGTCTCACTTAG TGTGGACGCAGTTCCATTCCTCATGCGAGATCGCACCTTAAGACGAACCACAGATGTGGGCTCCGTCTTTCCTGAAAGACAGCATGACGATGCCTCTCTTTTCAACTGGACAGAATTGCGTTCGCTAAATGCAGGCCGATGGTTTCTGGAG AGGGATCCCTACTGGACCGTTGCAAAGTTAACTGCAAGGGATCGTATCAGAATAGGCAATCAGACGGTTTGCAGTCTGATGGAAATGCTACGTCTGGCAGTCAGAGCCAATAGCTCTGTGCTGCTCAATGTCCGCAGGCCCCCCCAGGGCCACCCTCGCTACCGGAGTTGGATTACGGACACCATGTGGGCTGTGCAGAAAGCTGGCATCCCCCAAAGGAGGGTGAGGACT GTGACATGGACCCCAGACACGGACAGCGGGAAGGTACGGGCATTTCAGCAGACAGCAAATGAAAAACTGTCAGTGACGGAGATACGGCGGAGGGGCATTACAAGCCTGACCCTCCACTACAGCAAGGCCAGCCCAAAAGATTTACA GGAATATCTGGCCAACAACGTGAGCGTAACGGTCTACCCAGTCAATGAACCATGGCTATATTCACTACTATGGTGTATCGGGGTGCCTTCCGTGTCCTCTGACGCCCCCCAAGTCCTTCGAAAGGTGCCTTACCCCATCTGGCTCATG agtcaGAACGCTTATAGCTTCATCTGGATTGCCTCAGATCTAGTCTCCATTGCCGTAGTCATAGGAATCTTCAGCTTTCAGAA CTATCATATGATCAG GTGGAGGATGAGTGGGATGCAGAACTGTAACCCTGAACATATTATGCTGAGTGCTGTTGCGCATCGGTCTAATCGGGATGTCAACATCATGAAGGAGAAGCTCATTGTTTCAG AACTGAACAACGGGCTAAGTAGTACAGAGGAGCTGTCACTGTATCCCCAGAATGGTAACGCAAGATATTCTCATGGAGATCTGAGACCATCATTTCACTCGGAGCAAATGGACTGTTAA